A genomic segment from Pseudokineococcus lusitanus encodes:
- a CDS encoding o-succinylbenzoate synthase, translating into MPLPAQDDVLGEARVVVVPLRTRFRGLLAREAVLLRGPAGWAEWAPFAEYDDDEAAWWLLAALEAAWVGPPAPVRAAVPVNATVPALAPGEVADVVARVPGARTAKVKVAEPGVEPARADAEDVDRVAAVRSALGPGGRVRVDANGGWSPERAARVLAALAAQGPLEYAEQPCADVAGLVDLRARLAAAGLDVPVAADESIRRAADPLAVVRAGAADVAVLKVPPLGGARGLLALAEVLRRDHGVPVVVSSALDTSVGLAAGVRAAAALPDLAHACGLATGSLLAADVAGPLVVVDGALDVAAATAATADLSPARLDAVAARADVAAAWRERLGRAWRRLATASRTGGGAGSAGAR; encoded by the coding sequence GTGCCGCTGCCCGCGCAGGACGACGTCCTGGGGGAGGCGCGCGTCGTCGTCGTCCCGCTGCGGACCCGCTTCCGCGGCCTGCTGGCCCGGGAGGCCGTCCTCCTGCGGGGGCCGGCCGGCTGGGCGGAGTGGGCGCCCTTCGCCGAGTACGACGACGACGAGGCGGCCTGGTGGCTCCTCGCCGCGCTCGAGGCGGCGTGGGTCGGGCCGCCGGCCCCCGTGCGGGCCGCCGTCCCGGTCAACGCGACCGTGCCGGCGCTCGCGCCCGGGGAGGTGGCGGACGTCGTCGCCCGCGTGCCCGGGGCGCGCACCGCGAAGGTCAAGGTGGCCGAGCCCGGCGTCGAGCCGGCCCGCGCGGACGCCGAGGACGTCGACAGGGTGGCCGCCGTGCGGTCGGCCCTCGGCCCGGGCGGCCGGGTCCGCGTCGACGCGAACGGCGGCTGGTCGCCGGAGCGGGCCGCCCGCGTCCTCGCGGCCCTCGCCGCGCAGGGGCCGCTGGAGTACGCCGAGCAGCCGTGCGCCGACGTCGCCGGTCTCGTCGACCTGCGGGCGCGGCTGGCCGCGGCCGGCCTCGACGTGCCCGTCGCCGCGGACGAGAGCATCCGCCGGGCGGCCGACCCGCTCGCCGTCGTGCGTGCCGGGGCGGCGGACGTCGCCGTCCTCAAGGTCCCGCCGCTGGGCGGGGCCCGGGGGCTGCTGGCGCTCGCCGAGGTGCTGCGCCGCGACCACGGCGTCCCCGTGGTCGTCTCCAGCGCCCTCGACACGTCCGTCGGCCTCGCCGCCGGGGTCCGCGCCGCCGCGGCCCTGCCGGACCTGGCCCACGCGTGCGGCCTGGCGACCGGCAGCCTCCTGGCGGCGGACGTGGCCGGGCCGCTCGTCGTCGTCGACGGGGCCCTCGACGTCGCGGCCGCCACGGCCGCGACGGCCGACCTCAGCCCGGCGCGCCTCGACGCCGTCGCCGCCCGCGCGGACGTCGCCGCGGCCTGGCGGGAGCGGCTGGGCCGGGCGTGGCGCCGGCTGGCGACCGCGTCGCGTACCGGCGGAGGAGCCGGCTCAGCAGGGGCGCGGTGA
- a CDS encoding 1,4-dihydroxy-2-naphthoyl-CoA synthase, whose product MAARADVSETFDPTAWAEVPGFSDLVDVTYHRCVRPGPERGTVRVAFDRPEVRNAFRPGTVDELLRVLDHARRSADVGCVLLTGNGPSPRDGGWAFCSGGDQRVRGRSGYQYADGADPSTAAGLAERGRLHVLEVQRLVRAMPKVVVAVVPGWAAGGGHSLHVVCDLTVASREHARFKQTDADVGSFDAGYGSAYLAQMVGQKNAREIFFLGRTYDAETMQRMGAVNVVADHAHLEEEALVVAAEVNGKSPTAQRMLKYAMNLPDDGLVGQQLFAGEATRLAYGTDEAVEGRDAFLEKRDPDWSPYPWHY is encoded by the coding sequence GTGGCAGCGCGCGCGGACGTCTCCGAGACCTTCGACCCGACGGCCTGGGCGGAGGTGCCGGGCTTCTCCGACCTCGTCGACGTGACGTACCACCGGTGCGTGCGCCCCGGCCCCGAGCGCGGCACCGTGCGCGTCGCGTTCGACCGCCCCGAGGTCCGCAACGCCTTCCGCCCGGGGACCGTCGACGAGCTGCTCCGCGTCCTCGACCACGCCCGCCGCTCCGCCGACGTCGGCTGCGTCCTGCTCACCGGCAACGGCCCCAGCCCCCGCGACGGCGGCTGGGCCTTCTGCTCCGGCGGCGACCAGCGGGTGCGGGGCCGGTCGGGCTACCAGTACGCCGACGGCGCGGACCCCTCGACCGCCGCGGGCCTCGCCGAGCGCGGCCGCCTCCACGTCCTCGAGGTGCAGCGGCTCGTGCGGGCGATGCCCAAGGTCGTCGTCGCCGTCGTCCCCGGCTGGGCTGCCGGCGGGGGCCACAGCCTCCACGTCGTCTGCGACCTCACCGTCGCGAGCCGCGAGCACGCCCGCTTCAAGCAGACCGACGCCGACGTCGGCAGCTTCGACGCCGGCTACGGCTCTGCGTACCTGGCGCAGATGGTGGGGCAGAAGAACGCCCGGGAGATCTTCTTCCTCGGCCGCACGTACGACGCCGAGACGATGCAGCGGATGGGCGCCGTCAACGTCGTCGCCGACCACGCCCACCTCGAGGAGGAGGCGCTGGTCGTCGCCGCCGAGGTCAACGGCAAGTCCCCGACGGCGCAGCGCATGCTCAAGTACGCGATGAACCTGCCCGACGACGGGCTCGTCGGGCAGCAGCTCTTCGCCGGCGAGGCCACGCGCCTGGCCTACGGCACCGACGAGGCCGTCGAGGGGCGCGACGCCTTCCTCGAGAAGCGGGACCCGGACTGGTCGCCCTACCCCTGGCACTACTGA
- a CDS encoding Uma2 family endonuclease, whose product MTATSVREVALVTADDLLARSVDGQRVERVEGVLTAMTPAGARNGRTAARLLLRIGAHAEATSAGEVLAAETGFLLAERPDTVRAPDVAFVAAERVAGLDVAGFSPVVPDLVAEVVSPGDRSSEVTQKALAWVDAGVRLVWVVDPQARTVVVHDGAVVRVLRGDDVLDGGEVLPGLSLPLGDVWPVPPP is encoded by the coding sequence CGCTCGTCACCGCCGACGACCTCCTGGCGAGATCGGTCGACGGGCAGCGCGTCGAGCGCGTCGAGGGGGTCCTGACCGCGATGACACCAGCGGGCGCGCGCAACGGGCGGACGGCGGCTCGACTGCTCCTGCGCATCGGCGCCCACGCCGAGGCGACCAGCGCCGGCGAGGTGCTGGCGGCCGAGACGGGGTTCCTCCTCGCCGAGCGGCCGGACACGGTGCGGGCGCCCGACGTCGCCTTCGTCGCCGCGGAGCGGGTGGCCGGGCTGGACGTCGCCGGCTTCTCGCCCGTCGTCCCGGACCTCGTCGCCGAGGTCGTCAGCCCCGGCGACCGGTCCAGCGAGGTCACCCAGAAGGCGCTCGCGTGGGTGGATGCCGGCGTCCGGCTCGTGTGGGTCGTCGACCCGCAGGCGCGCACCGTCGTCGTCCACGACGGCGCCGTCGTTCGGGTGCTGCGCGGCGACGACGTCCTCGACGGCGGCGAAGTCCTCCCGGGCCTGTCCCTCCCCCTGGGCGACGTCTGGCCGGTGCCGCCGCCGTGA
- a CDS encoding hemolysin family protein: protein MSLGWEIVLVLVFVLVGGVFAMSELALVSLRDGQVKAMVGQNLRGALAVERLRGSTNRFLSAVQIGVTAAGFFASAYGGATIAARLTPVLVGWGVPEGVATTVSLVVITALVSYVSLVLGELVPKRIALQRPDAVSRLVAPALEKIAVLATPVIWLLGKSTNLVVRLLGMNPDDERDEVSEEELREMVSSHEDLDDDERRLLDDVFAAADRRVAEVMVPRTEVEFLDGAKTLEEAAQEIEHRPHSRYPVTGEGVDDVIGFVHVRDVLTALRHPERSTGRLQDVMRPVSLVTGNQAVLPALSEMRRTRRHIAVVVDEYGGTDGIVTLEDLVEELVGDIEDEHDRRDVEAPEVVGHVELSGLLHRDEVLDQTGVQLPEGSFETLAGFVMDRLGRLPGEGDVVEDLGHRFTVLRLDGRRADRIGVEAVEEEPEGPGGDPAGRAGSGDLRSGVTRGAAADGDGGPGRG from the coding sequence ATGTCGCTCGGCTGGGAGATCGTGCTCGTCCTCGTCTTCGTGCTCGTGGGCGGTGTCTTCGCGATGTCCGAGCTCGCCCTCGTGTCCCTCCGGGACGGCCAGGTCAAGGCGATGGTCGGCCAGAACCTGCGCGGCGCCCTGGCGGTGGAGCGGCTCCGCGGCTCGACCAACCGCTTCCTGTCCGCCGTCCAGATCGGCGTCACGGCGGCGGGCTTCTTCGCCTCCGCGTACGGCGGCGCGACCATCGCGGCACGGCTGACGCCGGTCCTCGTCGGCTGGGGCGTCCCGGAGGGCGTCGCGACGACCGTCTCCCTCGTCGTCATCACGGCGCTCGTCTCGTACGTGTCGCTCGTCCTCGGCGAGCTCGTGCCCAAGCGCATCGCGCTGCAGAGGCCCGACGCCGTCTCGCGCCTCGTCGCCCCGGCGCTGGAGAAGATCGCCGTGCTCGCGACGCCGGTCATCTGGTTGCTCGGGAAGTCCACCAACCTCGTCGTCCGTCTCCTCGGCATGAACCCCGACGACGAGCGCGACGAGGTCAGCGAGGAGGAGCTGCGGGAGATGGTCTCCTCGCACGAGGACCTCGACGACGACGAGCGCCGCCTGCTCGACGACGTCTTCGCCGCCGCGGACCGCCGGGTCGCCGAGGTGATGGTGCCGCGCACCGAGGTCGAGTTCCTCGACGGCGCCAAGACCCTCGAGGAGGCGGCGCAGGAGATCGAGCACCGCCCGCACTCCCGCTACCCGGTGACGGGGGAGGGCGTCGACGACGTCATCGGCTTCGTCCACGTCCGCGACGTCCTCACCGCGCTGCGCCACCCCGAGAGGTCGACCGGCCGCCTCCAGGACGTCATGCGCCCGGTGAGCCTGGTCACCGGGAACCAGGCGGTCCTGCCGGCGCTGTCGGAGATGCGCCGCACCCGCCGCCACATCGCCGTCGTCGTCGACGAGTACGGCGGCACCGACGGCATCGTCACGCTCGAGGACCTCGTGGAGGAGCTCGTCGGCGACATCGAGGACGAGCACGACCGCCGCGACGTCGAGGCCCCCGAGGTCGTGGGCCACGTCGAGCTGTCCGGCCTCCTGCACCGCGACGAGGTGCTCGACCAGACCGGCGTCCAGCTCCCCGAGGGCTCGTTCGAGACCCTCGCCGGCTTCGTCATGGACCGGCTCGGCCGGCTGCCGGGCGAGGGCGACGTCGTCGAGGACCTCGGCCACCGCTTCACCGTCCTGCGCCTCGACGGCCGCCGGGCCGACCGCATCGGCGTCGAGGCCGTCGAGGAGGAGCCGGAGGGGCCCGGCGGCGACCCGGCCGGCCGCGCCGGCAGCGGCGACCTGCGCTCGGGCGTCACCCGCGGCGCGGCCGCCGACGGCGACGGCGGGCCCGGCCGCGGCTGA